A part of Motilibacter aurantiacus genomic DNA contains:
- a CDS encoding NfeD family protein encodes MGWLGEHAWAAWLAVALLLVAVETLTLDLVALMLAAGAAAAAAAAAAGAPGAVQVLVACVSALAMLLVVRPVALRHLRPSSLTRTGIEALVGQQAVVLERTDGRGGRIKLAGEVWSARSYDPALVLEPGQTVDVMAVEGATAVVYGTGA; translated from the coding sequence ATGGGATGGCTGGGTGAGCACGCGTGGGCGGCATGGCTCGCCGTCGCGCTGCTGCTTGTCGCGGTCGAGACGCTGACGCTGGACCTGGTCGCGCTCATGCTGGCGGCCGGCGCGGCTGCCGCCGCAGCGGCCGCGGCAGCCGGCGCCCCCGGTGCCGTCCAGGTCCTGGTCGCGTGCGTCAGTGCCCTCGCGATGCTGCTCGTCGTCCGCCCGGTGGCCCTGCGCCACCTGCGGCCCTCCTCGCTCACCCGCACCGGCATCGAGGCGCTGGTCGGGCAGCAGGCCGTGGTCCTGGAGCGTACGGACGGCCGCGGCGGGCGCATCAAGCTCGCCGGAGAGGTCTGGTCCGCCCGGTCGTACGACCCCGCCCTCGTCCTCGAGCCCGGCCAGACGGTGGACGTCATGGCCGTCGAGGGCGCCACCGCAGTCGTCTACGGAACGGGAGCCTGA
- the glgA gene encoding glycogen synthase, translating to MRADLLTREYPPEVYGGAGVHVEYLSAALRRAGTDLRVRCFGAGREEEGVTAYDDSAVLPGANAALRTMAVDLAIANDCAGAQLVHSHTWYANFAGHVASLLHGIPHVATTHSLEPDRPWKAEQLGGGYALSSWVEKTALESAAAVISVSEGMRADVLRAYPALDPDRVQVVYNGIDTELYAPDAGTDVLERLGISTERPYIVFVGRITRQKGLPYLLRAAERLDRDVQVVLLAGAPDTNEIAAEVETLVGELKRERSGVVWVQEMLPRPQVIQVLTHATVFVCPSIYEPMGIVNLEAMACETAVVATATGGIPEVVADGECGTLVPISQVPDGSGTPTDPGRFVGDLAAAIQALVEDPALARAMGQAGRKRAVEHFSWDSIAQRTLEVYRSVL from the coding sequence GTGCGCGCCGATCTGCTGACCCGTGAGTACCCGCCCGAGGTCTACGGAGGTGCCGGCGTCCACGTCGAGTACCTCTCGGCCGCCCTGAGACGTGCGGGGACCGATCTGCGCGTCAGGTGTTTCGGCGCCGGTCGGGAGGAGGAGGGCGTCACCGCGTACGACGACTCCGCCGTCCTGCCCGGCGCGAACGCCGCGCTGCGCACGATGGCCGTGGACCTCGCGATCGCCAACGACTGCGCGGGCGCGCAGCTGGTGCACAGCCACACCTGGTACGCGAACTTCGCCGGGCACGTGGCGTCGCTGCTGCACGGCATCCCGCACGTGGCGACGACGCACAGCCTCGAGCCCGACCGGCCGTGGAAGGCCGAGCAGCTCGGCGGTGGGTACGCCCTCTCCTCCTGGGTGGAGAAGACGGCGCTGGAGTCGGCGGCCGCGGTGATCTCGGTGAGCGAAGGAATGCGGGCCGACGTGCTGCGGGCCTATCCGGCGCTCGACCCCGACCGCGTGCAGGTCGTTTATAACGGAATCGATACGGAGTTGTACGCGCCGGACGCGGGCACGGACGTGCTCGAGCGGCTCGGCATCTCCACCGAGCGCCCGTACATCGTCTTTGTCGGCCGCATAACCCGGCAGAAGGGGCTGCCATATCTGCTCCGCGCTGCCGAACGGCTCGACCGCGACGTGCAGGTGGTGCTGCTGGCCGGCGCCCCGGACACCAACGAGATCGCCGCCGAGGTCGAGACCCTTGTCGGCGAGCTGAAGCGGGAGCGCTCCGGTGTGGTCTGGGTGCAGGAGATGCTGCCCCGGCCGCAGGTGATCCAGGTCCTGACACACGCAACGGTCTTCGTGTGCCCGTCGATCTACGAGCCGATGGGCATCGTCAACCTGGAGGCGATGGCCTGCGAGACGGCGGTCGTGGCGACCGCCACCGGCGGCATCCCCGAGGTGGTGGCGGACGGTGAGTGCGGCACGCTGGTGCCGATCTCCCAGGTCCCCGACGGCTCGGGCACGCCGACCGACCCCGGCCGGTTCGTGGGCGACCTGGCCGCCGCCATCCAGGCGCTGGTCGAGGACCCCGCCTTGGCGCGGGCCATGGGCCAGGCGGGCCGGAAGCGTGCCGTCGAGCACTTCTCCTGGGACTCGATCGCCCAGCGCACGCTGGAGGTCTACCGGTCGGTGCTGTAG
- a CDS encoding Dabb family protein — translation MIRNVVLGKLRAGADPAVLEEGLDGIRRLQVDGMLSVTAGRDAGLREGNWDYVITADFADADAYRRYDLDEEHNRLRRECFAVVSEQVARAQFAF, via the coding sequence GTGATCCGCAACGTCGTGCTCGGGAAGCTGCGAGCCGGTGCCGACCCGGCCGTGCTCGAGGAGGGGCTCGACGGCATCCGGCGGCTGCAGGTGGACGGGATGCTCTCGGTCACGGCCGGCCGGGACGCCGGGCTGCGCGAGGGCAACTGGGACTACGTCATCACCGCCGACTTCGCCGACGCCGACGCCTACCGCAGGTACGACCTGGACGAGGAGCACAACCGGCTGCGCCGCGAGTGCTTCGCCGTCGTCTCGGAGCAGGTCGCGCGGGCGCAGTTCGCCTTCTGA
- a CDS encoding ABC transporter ATP-binding protein, producing MTDRLPARDDHAFEDGLEDGLEDGREDVLRLSGVTVVREGNPILDSVDWRVREGERWVVLGPNGAGKTTMLQVAGALVHPTRGTVEILGETLGAVDVFELRPRIGLASAALASRLPADERVRDVVLTASYAVVGRWREAYDRVDETRAAALLSAMGAAHLADRRFGTLSEGERKRVQIARALMSDPELMLLDEPAAGLDLGGREDLVRRLSALAADPAAPALVLVTHHVEEVPPGFTHAMLMRAGGVVVAGPVEEVLTAEPLSDAFGLRLHVDHIDGRWSARAAS from the coding sequence GTGACGGATCGGCTGCCTGCCCGCGACGACCATGCCTTCGAGGACGGCCTCGAGGACGGCCTCGAGGACGGCCGCGAGGACGTGCTGCGGCTGTCCGGCGTCACGGTGGTCCGGGAGGGCAACCCGATCCTGGACTCGGTCGACTGGCGGGTGCGCGAGGGGGAGCGCTGGGTCGTCCTCGGGCCGAACGGCGCCGGCAAGACGACGATGCTGCAGGTCGCCGGCGCCCTCGTCCACCCGACGCGGGGCACCGTCGAGATCCTCGGCGAGACGCTCGGCGCGGTCGACGTCTTCGAGCTGCGCCCCCGCATCGGGCTGGCCAGCGCCGCGCTCGCCTCCCGGCTGCCCGCCGACGAGCGCGTCCGTGACGTCGTGCTCACCGCGTCCTACGCGGTCGTCGGGCGCTGGCGCGAGGCCTACGACCGGGTCGACGAGACCCGGGCGGCAGCCCTCCTGTCGGCCATGGGCGCGGCCCACCTGGCCGACCGGCGGTTCGGCACCTTGAGCGAGGGCGAGCGCAAGCGCGTGCAGATCGCCCGCGCGCTGATGAGCGACCCGGAGCTCATGCTCCTCGACGAGCCGGCCGCGGGCCTCGACCTCGGCGGCAGGGAGGACCTGGTGCGCCGGCTCTCCGCCCTCGCCGCCGACCCTGCCGCCCCGGCCCTGGTGCTGGTGACGCACCACGTCGAGGAGGTCCCGCCGGGCTTCACCCACGCCATGCTCATGCGCGCGGGGGGCGTCGTGGTCGCCGGGCCGGTCGAGGAGGTCCTCACGGCCGAGCCGCTCTCGGACGCCTTCGGCCTGCGGCTGCACGTCGACCACATCGACGGCCGCTGGAGCGCGCGCGCCGCGAGCTGA
- a CDS encoding SixA phosphatase family protein, with protein MPTLVVVRHAKADRPIAVEDFGRPLLPRGREDAKAAGEWLAGAVGKPGLIVSSPARRTAETVEGLISPYGTDVPPIVYEESLYEASLGDMLRVVRGLDDDAGLTVLVGHNPSVSELVSELTGQPTELRTTGIAVIEVPSAWADTPSSSCRLVRAETPRA; from the coding sequence ATGCCCACCCTCGTCGTCGTGCGCCACGCCAAGGCCGACCGTCCTATCGCGGTGGAGGACTTCGGCCGCCCGCTGCTGCCCCGGGGCCGGGAGGACGCGAAGGCCGCGGGGGAGTGGCTGGCCGGCGCTGTCGGCAAGCCCGGCCTGATCGTCTCCTCGCCCGCCCGCCGGACGGCGGAGACGGTCGAGGGGCTGATCAGCCCGTACGGCACCGACGTGCCCCCGATCGTCTACGAGGAGAGCCTCTACGAGGCCTCGCTGGGCGACATGCTGCGCGTGGTGCGCGGCCTCGACGACGACGCGGGCCTGACCGTCCTCGTCGGGCACAACCCCTCCGTGAGCGAGCTGGTCTCGGAGCTGACCGGGCAGCCGACCGAGCTGCGCACGACGGGGATCGCGGTCATCGAGGTCCCCTCCGCGTGGGCCGACACGCCGTCGTCCTCGTGCCGGCTCGTGCGGGCGGAGACGCCGCGCGCCTGA
- the glgC gene encoding glucose-1-phosphate adenylyltransferase, translated as MMADVLAIVLAGGEGKRLMPLTADRAKPAVPFGGNYRLIDFVLSNLVNGGFLKIVVLTQYKSHSLDRHITQTWRMSTLLGNYVTPVPAQQRLGPRWFAGSADAIYQNLNLIDDERPKYVIVFGADHIYRMDPRQMLQQHIESGVGLTIAAVRQPLSQADQFGVIETETEGPDAGRRISRFREKPKDAVGLQDAPDQVYASMGNYIFTTRALVDAVTRDAMTPESKHDVGGNLVPMFVDKGDAQVYDFTQNVVPGSTERDHAYWRDVGTLDSFYDANMDLISVHPVFNMYNYDWPILSIYDPMPAAKIVRGDEGQEGQARGSMVSPGAIISGSCVSDSVIFPRVQVRSGANVSASVVMDDVVVERGADVRRAILDKGVVVAPGAQLGIDHEYDRARGYTVSESGIVVVGKGQRVTP; from the coding sequence ATCATGGCTGACGTCCTCGCGATCGTGCTGGCCGGCGGGGAAGGCAAGCGGCTCATGCCGCTCACCGCCGACCGTGCAAAACCCGCTGTTCCCTTCGGCGGCAATTACCGCCTGATCGACTTCGTGCTGTCGAACCTCGTGAACGGCGGGTTCCTCAAGATCGTGGTGCTGACGCAGTACAAGAGCCACAGTCTGGACCGTCACATCACCCAGACCTGGCGCATGTCCACGCTGCTCGGCAACTACGTGACGCCGGTCCCCGCGCAGCAGCGGCTCGGCCCGCGCTGGTTCGCCGGCAGCGCCGACGCGATCTACCAGAACCTCAACCTGATCGACGACGAGCGGCCCAAGTACGTCATCGTCTTCGGCGCGGACCACATCTACCGCATGGACCCGCGGCAGATGCTCCAGCAGCACATCGAGTCCGGCGTCGGCCTGACGATCGCGGCCGTCCGCCAGCCGCTGTCGCAGGCCGACCAGTTCGGGGTGATCGAGACCGAGACCGAGGGCCCGGACGCGGGGCGGCGCATCTCCCGGTTCCGGGAGAAGCCGAAGGACGCGGTCGGGCTGCAGGACGCCCCCGACCAGGTCTACGCCTCCATGGGCAACTACATCTTCACCACGCGGGCGCTCGTCGACGCGGTGACCCGGGACGCCATGACCCCGGAGAGCAAGCACGACGTCGGCGGCAACCTGGTCCCGATGTTCGTGGACAAGGGCGACGCGCAGGTCTACGACTTCACCCAGAACGTCGTCCCCGGCTCGACCGAGCGGGACCACGCCTACTGGCGGGACGTCGGGACGCTGGACTCGTTCTACGACGCGAACATGGACCTGATCTCGGTCCACCCGGTCTTCAACATGTACAACTACGACTGGCCGATCCTCTCGATCTACGACCCGATGCCCGCGGCGAAGATCGTGCGCGGCGACGAGGGCCAGGAGGGCCAGGCGCGCGGGTCCATGGTCTCCCCCGGCGCGATCATCTCCGGCTCGTGCGTCTCGGACTCGGTGATCTTCCCCCGCGTCCAGGTGCGCAGCGGCGCCAACGTGTCGGCCTCGGTGGTGATGGACGACGTCGTCGTGGAGCGTGGAGCGGACGTACGCCGGGCCATCCTCGACAAGGGCGTGGTCGTCGCGCCGGGCGCGCAGCTGGGGATCGACCACGAGTACGACCGTGCCCGCGGCTACACGGTGTCCGAGTCCGGCATCGTCGTCGTCGGCAAGGGGCAGCGCGTCACGCCCTGA
- the serB gene encoding phosphoserine phosphatase SerB, whose amino-acid sequence MPAPRTLLVTLTGTDRPGVTSRLFAGLAAADVAVLDVEQVVIRGRLLLGALLEAPGAAQASAITTAVEAVATELGMEAVVSAGADEAPEALGSRSLVTVLGQPLVPAALSAITGRIADSGANIDRIKRIARYPVTAVELEVSGSDPLRLRTVLAREAANQRVDVAVQRVGLHRRGKRLVVMDVDSTLIQGEVIEMLAEHAGAEAEVAKVTEAAMRGELDFAASLHARVALLEGLPESVFGEVRAAVRLTPGARTLVRTLKRLDHRVAVVSGGFTQVVDPLAAELGLDFAAANTLEVVDGRLTGRIVGDVVDRAGKATALERFARECDVPLEQTVAIGDGANDLDMLARAGLGVAFNAKPVVRAAADTAVTVPYLDAVLYLLGIPREEVEEADALDAAASAV is encoded by the coding sequence GTGCCCGCGCCTCGTACGTTGCTCGTCACCCTCACCGGCACGGACCGCCCCGGCGTGACGTCCCGGCTCTTCGCCGGCCTCGCCGCCGCGGACGTGGCCGTGCTGGACGTCGAGCAGGTCGTGATCCGCGGGCGGCTGCTGCTCGGCGCGCTCCTCGAGGCCCCGGGCGCCGCGCAGGCCTCGGCGATCACCACCGCGGTGGAGGCCGTGGCCACCGAGCTCGGCATGGAGGCCGTCGTCTCGGCGGGAGCCGACGAGGCGCCAGAGGCGCTGGGCTCGCGCAGCCTGGTCACGGTCCTCGGGCAGCCGCTGGTCCCGGCCGCGCTCTCGGCCATCACGGGCCGCATCGCCGACAGCGGCGCCAACATCGACCGGATCAAGCGCATCGCCCGCTACCCGGTGACCGCGGTCGAGCTGGAGGTCTCCGGGTCCGACCCGCTCCGGCTGCGGACCGTCCTCGCCCGCGAGGCCGCCAACCAGCGCGTCGACGTCGCCGTGCAGCGGGTCGGGCTGCACCGGCGCGGCAAGCGGCTGGTCGTCATGGACGTCGACTCGACCCTCATCCAGGGTGAGGTCATCGAGATGCTCGCCGAGCACGCCGGGGCGGAGGCCGAGGTCGCGAAGGTCACCGAGGCCGCCATGCGCGGCGAGCTGGACTTCGCCGCCTCGCTGCACGCCCGGGTGGCTCTGTTGGAGGGGCTGCCCGAGTCGGTGTTCGGCGAGGTGCGCGCCGCCGTGCGCCTCACGCCCGGCGCGCGCACGCTCGTCCGCACCCTCAAGCGCCTCGACCACCGGGTCGCGGTGGTGAGCGGCGGCTTCACCCAGGTCGTCGACCCGCTCGCCGCCGAGCTCGGCCTCGACTTCGCCGCCGCCAACACCCTCGAGGTCGTCGACGGCCGCCTGACCGGCCGGATCGTCGGCGACGTCGTCGACCGGGCGGGCAAGGCCACCGCGCTGGAGCGGTTCGCCCGCGAGTGCGACGTGCCGCTGGAGCAGACCGTCGCGATCGGGGACGGGGCCAACGACCTCGACATGCTGGCGCGCGCCGGCCTCGGCGTCGCCTTCAACGCCAAGCCGGTGGTCCGGGCGGCGGCGGACACGGCGGTCACCGTGCCGTACCTCGACGCGGTCCTCTACCTGCTCGGCATCCCGCGCGAGGAGGTCGAGGAGGCCGACGCCCTCGACGCGGCCGCGTCCGCCGTCTGA
- the fes gene encoding enterochelin esterase, producing the protein MSDRSVGLPAGSTPPRLPRPWPAPVCAGPRIATLRRELAHDPDAVERLWAEAAEQGTPLIGAVDAAGYCVVTFLWRGDAGRVLLLANKLTDRSRLEQSLMERVPGTDLWHLSYRLPATWRGSYVFVPGPDGDAAALRALAAGRGVPDPLNGRILLQPPGVGARSVAELPDAPAQPYLRARPGVRRGSVTRHEVASAAYGPARAVWAYTPAGHRAGGGPYPLLVLLDGEMWLERLSIVPTLDNLVAEGLVPPLVAVLPEAGSRQERFRDLSCSEGFAQFLARELAPWATAELAATADPALTVVAGQSLGGLAAAHAALHAPERLGAVLAQSGSWWWPNDPLPGPEAVTRHVLRAEPVPVRFFLENGTDEWVSLEPARRLRDALAARGYALDYREFAGGHDQACWRGGIAEGLTTLLSTAGRSG; encoded by the coding sequence ATGAGCGACCGCAGCGTCGGGCTGCCCGCGGGGAGCACGCCGCCGCGCCTCCCGCGGCCCTGGCCCGCCCCCGTCTGCGCCGGGCCGCGCATCGCCACCCTGCGCCGCGAGCTCGCACACGACCCGGACGCGGTCGAGCGGCTCTGGGCGGAGGCCGCCGAGCAGGGCACGCCGTTGATCGGCGCCGTCGACGCCGCCGGCTACTGCGTCGTGACGTTCCTCTGGCGCGGGGACGCGGGACGGGTCCTGCTGCTGGCCAACAAGCTCACCGACCGCAGCCGGCTCGAGCAGAGCCTCATGGAGCGGGTGCCGGGCACGGACCTGTGGCACCTGTCGTACCGGCTGCCCGCGACGTGGCGGGGGAGCTACGTCTTCGTGCCCGGGCCCGACGGGGACGCCGCCGCGCTGCGGGCCCTGGCGGCGGGGCGTGGCGTACCGGACCCGCTGAACGGGCGAATCCTGCTTCAGCCGCCGGGGGTCGGTGCGCGGTCGGTCGCGGAGCTGCCGGACGCGCCCGCCCAGCCGTACCTGCGCGCGCGGCCGGGCGTGCGCCGCGGCAGCGTGACGCGGCACGAGGTGGCGAGCGCGGCGTACGGGCCGGCGCGGGCGGTGTGGGCGTACACGCCGGCGGGGCATCGCGCGGGCGGGGGGCCGTACCCGCTGCTGGTCCTGCTCGACGGGGAGATGTGGCTCGAGCGGCTCTCGATCGTCCCGACCCTGGACAACCTGGTGGCCGAGGGGCTGGTCCCGCCGCTCGTCGCGGTGCTGCCCGAAGCCGGGAGCAGGCAGGAGCGGTTCCGGGACCTGTCCTGCTCCGAGGGCTTCGCGCAGTTCCTCGCGCGCGAGCTGGCGCCGTGGGCCACCGCCGAGCTGGCAGCGACGGCGGACCCCGCGCTCACCGTGGTCGCGGGGCAGAGCCTCGGGGGGCTGGCCGCGGCGCACGCGGCGCTGCACGCCCCGGAGCGCCTCGGCGCGGTCCTGGCCCAGTCCGGCTCGTGGTGGTGGCCCAACGACCCGCTGCCCGGGCCCGAGGCGGTCACGCGGCACGTGCTGCGCGCCGAGCCGGTGCCGGTGCGCTTCTTCCTGGAGAACGGCACCGACGAGTGGGTCAGCCTGGAGCCGGCGCGCCGCCTGCGCGACGCGCTCGCCGCGCGGGGGTACGCGCTGGACTACCGCGAGTTCGCCGGCGGGCACGACCAGGCCTGCTGGCGGGGCGGGATCGCCGAAGGGCTGACGACGCTGCTGAGCACAGCAGGTAGGTCAGGATAG
- a CDS encoding YbaK/EbsC family protein, with product MRPVADALTFFPAHERTDLLAAPVAAAVSAWSPSFPVEDVVVAEIDAAAADTAEFCARYGVGLEESANCVVVSGKREGEERFAACMVLATTRADVNGVARKRLGVRKASFAPMDAAVSLTGMEYGGITPVGLPAGWAIYVDVAVASSPRVVVGSGIRGSKLWLPGAALAALPGAEVVEGLGRPVA from the coding sequence ATGCGCCCCGTGGCAGACGCGTTGACCTTCTTCCCCGCGCACGAGCGCACCGACCTGCTCGCCGCACCGGTGGCCGCGGCGGTATCGGCCTGGTCCCCGTCGTTCCCTGTGGAGGACGTGGTCGTCGCCGAGATCGACGCAGCGGCCGCGGACACGGCCGAGTTCTGCGCGCGCTACGGGGTCGGCCTCGAGGAGTCGGCCAACTGCGTGGTCGTCAGCGGCAAGCGGGAGGGCGAGGAGCGCTTCGCCGCCTGCATGGTGCTGGCCACGACCCGGGCCGATGTCAACGGCGTGGCCCGCAAGCGGCTCGGGGTCCGCAAGGCCTCCTTCGCCCCGATGGACGCCGCGGTCTCGCTGACCGGCATGGAGTACGGCGGCATCACGCCCGTCGGCCTGCCCGCAGGCTGGGCGATCTATGTGGACGTGGCGGTCGCGTCGTCGCCCCGCGTCGTCGTCGGAAGCGGGATACGTGGCTCCAAGCTCTGGCTTCCGGGTGCGGCACTCGCTGCCCTGCCCGGGGCCGAGGTGGTCGAGGGCCTGGGGCGCCCGGTCGCCTGA
- a CDS encoding SPFH domain-containing protein gives MVGLIVLAVVALAALLVLYRSVRIVPQARAGVVERLGRFHRTLGPGLALVVPFVDRVRPLIDLREQVVSFPPQPVITEDNLVVGIDTVIYFQVTDPKAASYEIANYIQGVEQLTVTTLRNVVGGMNLEATLTSRDQINGQLRGVLDEATGRWGIRVNRVELKGIDPPSSIQDSMEKQMRAERDRRAAILQAEGQKQAAILTAEGAKQSAVLRAEGEARAAVLRAEGEARAISQVFEAIHAGDPDEKLLAYQYLQVLPKIAEGSSNKVWIVPSELGEALKGIGGALGGQLDGRTRTPD, from the coding sequence ATGGTCGGCCTGATCGTCCTCGCCGTCGTCGCACTCGCGGCGTTGCTGGTGCTCTACCGCTCGGTACGGATCGTCCCCCAGGCGCGGGCCGGCGTCGTGGAGCGGCTGGGGCGCTTCCACCGGACGCTCGGGCCCGGGCTCGCGCTCGTCGTGCCGTTCGTCGACCGGGTGCGGCCGCTGATCGACCTGCGCGAGCAGGTCGTGTCGTTCCCGCCCCAGCCCGTCATCACCGAGGACAACCTCGTCGTCGGGATCGACACCGTCATCTACTTCCAGGTGACCGACCCGAAGGCCGCGAGCTACGAGATCGCCAACTACATCCAGGGCGTCGAGCAGCTGACCGTGACGACGCTGCGCAACGTGGTCGGCGGGATGAACCTCGAGGCGACGCTCACCTCGCGCGACCAGATCAACGGCCAGCTGCGCGGCGTGCTCGACGAGGCGACGGGCCGCTGGGGCATCCGGGTCAACCGGGTGGAGCTCAAGGGGATCGACCCGCCGAGCAGCATCCAGGACTCGATGGAGAAGCAGATGCGGGCCGAGCGCGACCGGCGCGCGGCGATCCTGCAGGCCGAGGGACAGAAGCAGGCCGCGATCCTCACGGCAGAGGGCGCCAAGCAGTCGGCCGTCCTGCGGGCGGAGGGCGAGGCGCGGGCCGCGGTGCTGCGCGCCGAGGGCGAGGCGCGGGCGATCTCGCAGGTGTTCGAGGCCATCCATGCCGGGGACCCGGACGAGAAGCTGCTGGCCTACCAGTACCTCCAGGTGCTCCCGAAGATCGCCGAGGGCAGCTCAAACAAGGTGTGGATCGTGCCCAGTGAGCTGGGCGAGGCGCTCAAGGGGATCGGTGGCGCGCTCGGCGGGCAGCTCGACGGCCGAACGCGGACTCCTGACTGA